The genomic segment ATCGTTGAAGCGGATGAGTTTTTCCACGACAGCATCGACAAACTTATGAAGAGGACAAACTTCTCTCCTTCAGAAATCGACGTACTTGTAGTAAACATATCCATGTTCGCGGCGGTCCCATCTTTATCTTCTAGGATTATCAATTATTACAACATGAGAGAAGACATCAAGGTTTATAATTTTTCTGGGATGGGATGCAGCGCCAGCTTGGTGTCCATTAATGTTGTGGAAAACATTTGCAAAACCCGGAAAAATACTCTTGCCCTGGTTTTAACCTCCGAGTCTTTGAGCTCGAGTTGGTACAACGGAAACGAGAGGTCCATGATTCTAGCAAATTGTCTGTTTAGAACAGGTGGTTGTGCGATGATCTTGACGAACAAAACATCATTGAAGCACAGGGCCATGTTCAAGCTCAAATCTTTAGTAAGAACCCATCATGGAGGAAACGATGAATCCTTCAACTGCTGCGTCCAAAAAGAGGACGATAAAGGGTTCGTTGGCTTCTATTTGGGCAAGAATCTCCCTTCAGCCGCCACTCGGGCATTCATAGAGAACTTACAAAACATAGCTCCCAAAATCTTGCCCCTGCGGGAGCTTATTCGCTTCACTTTGCTGCAATATGCCACCAAAATGCAGCAAAAATGGAGCAAATCTGCGTCGTCCGCAAGGCCGGAGATCAATTTCAAGACGGGGGTCGACCATTTCTGCTTACACACAGGCGGAAAAGCAGTAATCGACGCCATCCGACAGAGTCTGAATCTACGTGAGTTTGACGTCGAGCCGGCAAGGATGACACTACATCGGTTCGGGAATACGTCGGCGAGTAGTCTGTGGTATGTTTTAGCTTACATGGACGCGAAGAAGAGGTTGAAGAAAGGTGATAGGGTTTTCATGGTAAGTTTTGGTGCAGGTTTTAAATGCAACAGCTGCCTCTGGGAAGTCATGAGAGATTTGGAAGGCAAAAATGTGTGGGAAAATTTCATCCATAATTACCCAACAAAGAACTTGAACAATCCCTTCTTGGAGAAGTTTGGATGGCTTCGAAATGCAGATGCTGATACAGTTTCACTCAAGGATTATCAGATACCAgattgaatttttatctatCAGATTTTTTGCGTTTATTAATGAGTGTGTTTTTCAATTGTCTACCatcaattttatgttatttgggTGAGAAGTTCAAGAAAAAATATGCATTTCTATGTTTAGATTAGACATGGTAATGTTGTCATATCTTCCCTAGAAGAATAAAAATTGTCATCGGTTTTCTCAACTCTCCTTTTGTTATCATTGGAAAAAAACTCAAACTTGGGTAAACCTacgaatttattaaatattttaaaaaaaaattcatatatatcaatttattatatttgtttACAAACGTACAAATACGACATTTTCTAGCAATAGGAGAATCACACGTAATATCTAGTGTTAGGGAAGTAACATAAATAGATGTATGTGTACAAGCAATAAGTTAAGTAGCTTCATAAAATTGCCCTTACGTCTCAAAAGTGTTTGTATATATGGTTATTATCTCGATCGTGTATCCAAAGGTTCATAGCTTAACAAAATGTCGATATCATAGTACCCTTAACGTAGTTTGAACTTAAACACTGGTTTAATCCCAGAATCGAAAGTCGAATTCTTATTTTATAATGATAGATATTAAATTTTGTTCAGTGATTTTTACTGTTAATATTTGGAATTATTTCGTGTGTAAAAGTATCTGTGAATCACGCCCATAAATTTGAGATATGGCAAGAATAAAGTTATGGGCTCGGAtatgatgtttaaaaaaatGGATATCCACTTCATATGTAGAAAATCGATCCACACTACAATAAAAATGGTTTTTTACAGCGCGCAAATTTTTTTTCCGcggcgtacattgcacgctgcacAACTGCAAGCTGTTGAAATTTCAAGATTATCTGCGGCGTACATGTGCACACTGTTAATACTATTATACGCGGCGTGcatatgtacgccgttaatacaATTATctgcagcgtgcaatgtacgccgttaatattcATAGAATATCtaaaattagcgatggtttttgaTGATTAGCGACGGTAAAAAACCGTCGTCGtcgtcgctaatttagcgacggtttaaaatccgtcgctaatttatcGACAATGTTTAAATTTGTAATCGTCGCTACATTTCACGACagttcaaaaaccgtcgctaattttttcgttaaaaaaaatttcttttataatttaataaatttttaaaaaaactacaatATGACTATTATAACAAtaatcatgatcttaactaacacttaaaaaataaaccaaaaattgaaacaaaaaacgtactctaaatcgaaactaaaatcgtgtaagagagaaaaattttaagtgttgtgaagtggtgtggaggaaaatgAAACGGAAATTGTATATTTATAGACCATTTCCGactattagcgacgatttttaatGAAACTTTCGCCGTTTGAAATTAGCacaaaaccgtcgctgattgaaaataatacagctattagcgacagtttatttataaccgtcgctaatagcgacggctCGCGGATTTAAAATCAGCGacagtttattataaaaaccgtcgctgattGAAAATGAGAGAGAGTTTAATACAGCtactagcgacggtttatttATAACCATCGCTAATAGAAACGGCAACATTTAAATTAGCGACCGTTTAACCAAAACCGTCGTGAAATTAAAAATTGCAATTACACGCCCATTTTTCGCAGCGTGCTAATATGCATGTcgtgaataataatattgacggcgtgcgattaatgtacgccgttaatgtctaaacacgatttttttttaaaaaaaatgatttacttttaacatcgcacataaacatgcacgctgttaataatactattaacgaCGTGCTTTTATTGTGCGCTACGAAAATTACATAGGTTATTAACAGCTCACATATAACTGCACGTTgtcgtttatataatttattaacagcACGCAGAaatgcacgctgcggatatgaacgccgttatttctgtcaaatgcaacaatattaacagcgcacatatgaATGCACACCGTTAAAAGTAATATTcacagcgtgcttttaatgcacgctgttgatgaagtgctgcggaaaatcatttttcttgtagtgccaATTAAGTATTTTATGATGAGGCTAAGACTGCTAAGGTTATTTAAGATTATGGTCTCCGAAGCACAGAGAATAACACAGAATATATACGGTAAACATATCCTTTGTTGTTTTTGAAGATCCGTAACTCCAACGCTAGATCAATCAATAGATTCTGGTACACATTTActtttattcatattttttgATAATTCGAAATGAATTTCTCACATGTTGTGATATATAGATTCAATCACAtcatttattgatttatttttattaaatctccAACATGTTCGTTAAATCCTGTCAATCTAACTTGTATCATTAAAAGATAAAAACCGGAACAAcgcagttttttttttttatcaacatAAATCAAACAATCGAAAACATTTGACTATTTTTGTGGCAATAAAAATCTAAACTAACAAAGCCTGTAACAATTTCTAATTCAACAGAAACACAACAATGTACAATCGTAAACACAAtacaatataaaacatagaacCGAACCGCTATAGTTTTAATTGAGTGTTTCCTGATATCGATGAACAACGTGAACAGTGAACAGCATAATCTGAAACAGAAAGATGCATAAACGAAAAACAAAAACTATCTGAGCCATGTAAAAACTTACAGTTTtcttaaaacaaattaataccCTCCAATATGTACTTTGAGATCACGATGtacgtctgtttcccaggatacaacggcCAACCTAAGTTAGAACCAAGTTTTACAGGTGAACAGAACCATACCCGAATTTTCATCACCATAGAAGGAACACAACGCAAGGAAATCGAAGCAGAATGCTCAAGTAGTTGCAATAGAAGGCGATGTTGAGAAGTTCCAACAAAACGTGCATATGGAACCTGAGATATTCGAGTTGGGGGTTTAATTTCCTCTATCGCGTGTGTGTTTCAGTGCTTGGAGTTTTGGGGGTGAATGAATAACAAAACTAATTGTGACCATGTCAAGAGTCACGCTCCAAAAGTTACAAGTGGCAAATCCAGAAAGGTCATAATGAGCACATATTTTATTCAAGATGAATTAAAATCAACGAAATGTGAGTTAGCCTATGTGAGCAATTTTTGTTCAGACCAGTCTGGCATTCGACGAGGGTAGGTCGTGCTCGCTTAAGACTCAATGCTTTTCAATACAATTCGGGCTAATTACTTGCACACCAACGACACAATAATCACTTGAAATGGAAATGTCTTTGACCAGAATGCCTGAAGCCAACCATCAAATATCATTCATATTAATCCCATATTTCCAACAAATTGATTCAAAGGTAATTAATGATTATCTTGAGAatgtgaaaataataaaatttgaaaattgaaTGAAAATAGTATTGTATATCAGCTCTGTGGATTTAGAAAtatatgaagtttttaaacgaACACAATTACTGTTGGAGATTAATTAGTATTCTATATGTGAGCATGTATGGTGTAggattaacatcaattaataaataaccacgtcaaaattgttagagtagatgccttgTAAGCCAACAGTTGACTAAGGAATTTATCGACTCAGTTGAAATAaaaagtctttattttaatataatttacgtTTCATGGTTTCATTtcactttatctgtataccagtGCAATtgacatagataaagtccttgattatattttaatataaatgaatTGTAATTCAGTCTTGAAACTCATTTATaaacactgtatattctaaattcgttcctagtcgatgcAGGCACctaaaaataaggataaaggccgcttgagcttgagactcgcatctgtgatgttgtatatcgtgtttcatggtaagggacatagagatgtccaatcatgCAGATAGGTAATCATATGATGATTGTACCGAATAACTCTCCTtcaaactttccaagtggttatcattcatcgagagaaaATTCTATGATtgtgattgtacatcattaaCCCTTACGACTcgagacaacactgaggctctacatactaggattgtgatttgactcgtttaccgactccacgGGGGTCACAAGGTGGAGAGATTGGGTGCAATTGTGACATGTTTAAGAGCCAGTGCAGTacagtcggggattcaccgctcgcctacggtgtggatatcctatgtgatctaaagAAATAGTAGTATATGAAATATCCTGCCAGAGTATAAGATGTACATTAGAGACAAGGGTTCTCTAGTTGTGCATCCGATGAtactatgaatatttcatgattatATCACATAGCTATCTAatctaatatgcaaccctcgataaatcaatggttgcagattcgatcgggatatatgagatgaagggactgtGCTGTACGTTAATTATAATCGATTGATTTTTGCAAGCGCTATCActgatacctagggaattatgtggcgatgctactagatgctcttatcatgattcgatgggtttaatcagaaaatgatttctgacattttcATGATCAAATTTTGGTGCatggaatgaggcaaattatggtaagcccgaataaaaaaaaatgtcatgaataacaaagagttgtgaacccacgactagctgtatccctgaaccattgagggccacacaagcaTTAGATCATTTgatcccgttgagagaataaatttaatgcgttgaatttatataaaattatgaaatagtAAATTCATTAatgaatttataataattaaaatttgaagagaataaattcaaggacttgaatttataaaatttgagaatttaaaatattaaactcaaatgttgatTTTATAAAAGATTAAACTAAATATAGTGAGAAGTAtgtataatgggcttgtaggagtacaagtccaacatgctaaataattaaagttcttaatgaactttaatataataattaattaaattagttggaCTAGTCAAATTGGTTAACAAAGctcattaaatttaattaagaaaCCTTAACTCATAACTAAGATAATTAGGTTAATGAATCTTAATTAAGTAAAGATGCCAAAACCCCAGCCTCCATTCttcatgcaattttcgaaaagctCTCTCCTCAAGCTTCAAAATTTCAACCACCCCTAGAATTTTTAGGGTTTGAGTCGTTTTTGGTTTTTTCTCTCAAACGTTAAaattcttctaaatttctagcaatttagaagaggaacaagcgatctagtcgtggaccgAATTAGGAGTATTGATATAATGAGTTCAAGAATATTGTTCGTAGGGAATGCTACAAGAGCTATATCCGATAATCCCGAAATAATTGTTGTCGAGTAGTAAATTCACAAAAGATAAATTTACTAACACCATATAAATGTTTTCATTgtttaaaccatacgagtgtccaaagacattatttgaatgtcaaataaaaattttaaaaacttccGCTGCTTTTTGGACACGAGAAAATCGATTATCCCATcaaaaaaacatatttaaacAGGTTTTATTATTTGGTTTGATAATTTTCcgtgttaatttttttaaaaaaatttggtttaTTCTATAGTTTTTATGGATACTGAGTTATTTTGGGAGGTaaaagggttttttttttagaaataaaaTTGGTGGAAACGTGAGAGGCGACTAAAATCGATCGCATGAGCACAAAAAAATACTAGTCGATATTTGTGCCCACTAGCACTTTGGATACCATAGCAACTtagaaattaatttaatttctttCCTAGGATTTTCCTCGCTCGATCAACCGCCTGGTGGGATTTGGGTGTTGAGTAACAAGCATGGTGGTGTCGAGGATCTGAAGATGGGAGAGGCATGTGTAGCCAACTGTCTGATGGCTCGAATTATTTCCTCCATGGCTGTGAATCGGGATCACATATTCATGGAAAACGAGA from the Primulina tabacum isolate GXHZ01 chromosome 16, ASM2559414v2, whole genome shotgun sequence genome contains:
- the LOC142529132 gene encoding 3-ketoacyl-CoA synthase 12-like translates to MDLLHLFFCSLPLLSLFYMIYKNLDKQLHQNCYILDYECYMPTDDRKLSTKFSGEVIMRNKNLGLDEYKFLLNAIVNSGIGEETYAPRMVFEGREACPTVHDGIVEADEFFHDSIDKLMKRTNFSPSEIDVLVVNISMFAAVPSLSSRIINYYNMREDIKVYNFSGMGCSASLVSINVVENICKTRKNTLALVLTSESLSSSWYNGNERSMILANCLFRTGGCAMILTNKTSLKHRAMFKLKSLVRTHHGGNDESFNCCVQKEDDKGFVGFYLGKNLPSAATRAFIENLQNIAPKILPLRELIRFTLLQYATKMQQKWSKSASSARPEINFKTGVDHFCLHTGGKAVIDAIRQSLNLREFDVEPARMTLHRFGNTSASSLWYVLAYMDAKKRLKKGDRVFMVSFGAGFKCNSCLWEVMRDLEGKNVWENFIHNYPTKNLNNPFLEKFGWLRNADADTVSLKDYQIPD